Proteins from one Oenanthe melanoleuca isolate GR-GAL-2019-014 chromosome 1, OMel1.0, whole genome shotgun sequence genomic window:
- the CAB39L gene encoding calcium-binding protein 39-like isoform X1 — protein MPLFSKSHKNPAEIVKVLKENMAILEKQEKKTDKASEEVSKSLQAMKEILCGTTDKEPPTEIVAQLAQELYNSGLLVTLIANLQLIDFEGKKDVSQIFNNILRRQIGTRSPTVEYISAHPHILFMLLKGYESPNIALRCGIMLRECIRHEPLAKIILFSEQFRDFFKYVEMSTFDIASDAFATFKDLLTRHKLLVAEFLEQNYDVIFEDYEKLLHSENYVTKRQSLKLLGELILDRHNFAIMTKYISKPENLKLMMNLLRDKSPNIQFEAFHVFKVFVASPNKTQPIVEILLKNQPKLIEFLSNFQKERTDDEQFTDEKNYLIKQIRDLKKPMA, from the exons GCATCAGAGGAAGTGTCAAAATCTCTGCAAGCAATGAAGGAAATTCTGTGTGGGACCACAGACAAAGAGCCACCCACAGAAATTGTGGCCCAGCTGGCACAAGAGCTCTACAACAGTGGCCTTCTAGTGACTCTTATTGCCAACCTGCAGCTGATAGATTTTGAG ggaaaaaaggatgTTTCCCAGATATTCAACAACATCTTGAGAAGACAAATTGGCACACGCAGCCCTACTGTGGAATACATTAGTGCCCATCCACATATCCTATTCATGCTTCTAAAAGG ATATGAATCCCCAAATATTGCCTTACGTTGTGGAATTATGCTGAGAGAGTGTATTCGCCATGAACCCCTGGCCAAAATCATACTATTTTCAGAACAGTTCAGAGACTTTTTTAAATATGTGGAAATGTCAACATTTGATATTGCTTCTGATGCCTTTGCTACATTCAAG GACCTGTTAACACGACACAAATTGTTGGTGGCAGAGTTTCTGGAACAAAATTATGATGTA ATCTTTGAGGATTATGAAAAACTCCTTCATTCTGAGAATTATGTAACAAAGAGACAATCTTTGAAG CTTCTGGGTGAACTGATTCTGGACCGACACAATTTCGCCATCATGACAAAATACATTAGCAAACCAGAAAACCTGAAGCTGATGATGAACTTGCTGCGAGACAAAAGCCCCAACATTCAGTTTGAAGCATTCCATGTGTTCAAG GTTTTTGTGGCCAgtccaaacaaaacacagcctATTGTGGAGATCCTGTTGAAAAACCAACCCAAGCTAATTGAGTTTCTGAGCAATTTCCAGAAAGAAAGGACGGACGACGAACAATTCACTGATGAGAAGAACTACCTGATTAAGCAAATCCGAGACTTGAAAAAGCCAATGGCATGA